The sequence CGCGGGCCAGCGAATGAGGGTCGCCAAAGACTTCGGAATAATCGTTGACCGGGCCAGCTGGCACGCCCGCCTTCTCCAGCATTTCGAGCAGTTCGCCGCTGTTCCAGCATGACAGGCTTTGCTGAATTGCCGAGACGAGCGGACGCCGGTTGTCGGACCGTTGCGGAACCGAGGCATAGCGTTTGTCGGCCACCAGATCCGGCCGGTCGATCACCTCGCAGAATCGTGCGAATTGTTCGTCATTGCCCACCGCCAGCATGATCGGCCGGTCCGCGCAGTCGAAGACGCCCGCCGGCATCCCGCCATTGCCTTCGGTGCCCTTTCGAACCGGGACGTTTCCGGTCACCAGATAGTCCGTCGGATAATGCGAGGCCGCAGCCACTGCCGTGTCGAACAGGGCAAGATCGATGTGCTGGCCCTTGCCGGACACCTGGTCGCGATGGCGCAGCGCCGCCAGGATCGCGATCGCGGCATTGTAGCCGGTCAGCACGTCTACGATACTCGGGCCGACTTTCATGGGCCCCCCACCGGGCTGATCGTCTGGCAGGCCGGTGACGCTCATCAGGCCGGAGCCCGCTTGAAAGATCCCGTCATAACCGGGTCGGTTGCGATATGGCCCGGTTTGTCCGAATGCGGTGATCGAGCAATAGACCAGCCGGGGATTGATCGCGGAAAGGGTCTCGAAATCGAGACCGTATCTGGTCAGCGTCCCGAATTTGAAATTCTCGATCAGCACGTCGCAACGCGATACGAGCTCGCGAACCAGCCGCTGGCCTCCCGATTTGCCCATATCGATGGTGATCGACTTCTTGTTGCGGTTGGTGCTCAGATAGAATGCCGACTGGCGCTGCCCGGTGTTGTCGGGCGCTTCGAGAAATCCTGGGCCGTATTTCCGTGCGTCGTCGCCCGCACCGGGACGCTCGACCTTGATCACCGTGGCGCCAAGATCGCCGAGCATCTGGGCGGCGAATGGTCCCGCCAGCACCCGGCTCAGGTCCAATACCTGTACGCCGTCCAAGGGCCGCGGCGAGCTTTCAGCCAAAGTCATGGAGATTCCTGTCAGGTTGCAATGTGGAAGCCGCCATTCACACCGATGTGCTGACCGGTGATGTACGACGCGGCGTCCGAAAGCAGGAAGCAAGCGGCCGATGCCGCTTCCCCGGTCTGCGCGACGCGGCCCATCGGGATCTGCGCGAGCAGCTTATCGCGGAAGCGGTCACTTCGCATCACCTCCGTCATGGGAGTTTCCACCGCGCCGAAGCACAGCGTGTTTACGCGGATGTTGTCGGCAGCCCATTCGCGCGCCGCACTCATCGTCACGCCCAGGATACCGGCCTTGGCCGCAGCATAGTTGATCTGTCCGATCGTGCCGCGCCGGCCGGCATCCGAAGAGATATTGACGATGGAGGCTCCGGTTTCCCCGGAGACGTGGCCGAGCATATGCCTGCCGACAGCCTGCAGCACGATGAAGGCTCCAGTCAGGTTGATATCGATGACATCGCGCCATTGCTGGAGCGTCATCTTGGCGATCATCGCGGGCCTGATGATGCCGGCATTGTTGACCAGTCCATGGATCGGTCCGAACGTCTGTGCCGTCTCCTCCACCATGGCTTCCACGAAATCCGGGTCCGAGACGCTTCCTGCAAAGACCTTGCAAGGCCCCGGCAGCGATTCCCGCACAGTCTCGAGCAGATCGGCGTTCATATCGACCAAAGCGAGACGCGCGCCTAGTTCGGACGCCATTTTGGCGATGCCGGCGCCGATTCCTTGCGCCGCGCCGGTCACGATCACGGTACGCTCGGCCAGATTCAGAAGATCAACCATTGAACGTCGCTTTCGATCGGGGATTTGTCTGCACGCCGATTAGGGCGGGGCCGGTCGCAGGTCGCTTCATAACGTTGCCGCCGATCCGAGGATCAATGTCGCCTGGCTGGAAAGGACGCCGCCATTGCCATGGACGACCGCGACATCCGCATTCTCGACCTGCAGGCCGCGTGCTGTGCGAGAGATTTGGCGGAACGCCTCTTCGATGGCGAAGATGCCGTACATGCCGGGATGCACGCATGAGAGCCCGCCGCCATTGGTATTGACCGGCAGGGCGCCTCCCGGCGCCGCGTTGCCTTCGGCAAAGAAGGTCGCCGCTTCGCCCTTCCGGCAAAATCCGAGATCCTCGAGAAACAGGATCGGATTGATCGTGAAGGCGTCGTATAGCTGGGCGATGTCGACATCGGCCGGGGTCAGGCCGGCAAGCGCGAACGCCCTCGGTCCGCAGTCCGCGGCTGCTGTGCGTGTCAGATCCGCCATGGCCGAGATATAGCGGTGCGTCGTCGCAGCGGCGCCCCCCAGCAGATAGGCCGGGCGGGTGCAATGATCCTTGGCACGATCGGCCCGCATCATGACGATTGCACCGCCGCCATCCGTGACCAGGCAGCAATCGCGCACCTTGAGCGGCGATGCGACCGGTCGAGATGCCAGGCATTCCGCGATGGTCAGCTCGTCCCGCAGCATCGCATCGGGATGATGCCGGGCCCATTTCCGCATCGATACCGCCACGGAGGCCAGCTGTTCCGCGGTCGTGCCATATTCGTGCATATGGCGGCGCGTCGCCAAAGCATAGGAGGCGGCGAGCGTCACGTTGAACGGGCTCTCGAAATCGGACGAGCCGGGAGCAACCAGCAGTTTGCGGCTGCTGCGCGACACCGATCCGTACGCGATGAGCGCGATATCGATCAGACCGGCTTCCAGATACAATGCCGCCGTCACCGCGTGTGACATGAAGGACGAGCCACCGAGGCGGTTGTTGTCGGTATGGCGTGGAGTTAGCCCCAGATATTCCGAGAAGCTCAGCCCTGAGAGCATGTCGTCGGGCATGCACAGAAAAATGCCATCGACATCGGAAAGTGCCAGATTGGCGTCCGCGAGCGCATTGAGCGATGCCTTCGCAGCCAGTTCGGTGGCCGTGAAGCCTGGAGCGTCGCCGACACCATAGGTCCCACCGCCTACGATCGCGGCCGCTCCGCGAGACCATTCATGCATCGCGCGACTCCCCGGCAAGCCGACACAGGATTATCGGTTCGCCATCTTGTATCTCGATGAAAAGCCGGACGGATCGGCCGATCGCGAGATCGTCGTTCGGCGCATCCACTAGCCGGGTCATCACCCG is a genomic window of Sphingomonas sp. containing:
- a CDS encoding CaiB/BaiF CoA-transferase family protein; the protein is MLPAFGRRVVHHRSAHRCEWRLPHCNLTGISMTLAESSPRPLDGVQVLDLSRVLAGPFAAQMLGDLGATVIKVERPGAGDDARKYGPGFLEAPDNTGQRQSAFYLSTNRNKKSITIDMGKSGGQRLVRELVSRCDVLIENFKFGTLTRYGLDFETLSAINPRLVYCSITAFGQTGPYRNRPGYDGIFQAGSGLMSVTGLPDDQPGGGPMKVGPSIVDVLTGYNAAIAILAALRHRDQVSGKGQHIDLALFDTAVAAASHYPTDYLVTGNVPVRKGTEGNGGMPAGVFDCADRPIMLAVGNDEQFARFCEVIDRPDLVADKRYASVPQRSDNRRPLVSAIQQSLSCWNSGELLEMLEKAGVPAGPVNDYSEVFGDPHSLARGLTVRTSHPYRADLQLIANPIRFSETPVETYRAPPLLGENTDEILSGLLGFDAETIEALKRDAII
- a CDS encoding SDR family oxidoreductase, giving the protein MTGAAQGIGAGIAKMASELGARLALVDMNADLLETVRESLPGPCKVFAGSVSDPDFVEAMVEETAQTFGPIHGLVNNAGIIRPAMIAKMTLQQWRDVIDINLTGAFIVLQAVGRHMLGHVSGETGASIVNISSDAGRRGTIGQINYAAAKAGILGVTMSAAREWAADNIRVNTLCFGAVETPMTEVMRSDRFRDKLLAQIPMGRVAQTGEAASAACFLLSDAASYITGQHIGVNGGFHIAT
- a CDS encoding acetyl-CoA acetyltransferase, with the translated sequence MHEWSRGAAAIVGGGTYGVGDAPGFTATELAAKASLNALADANLALSDVDGIFLCMPDDMLSGLSFSEYLGLTPRHTDNNRLGGSSFMSHAVTAALYLEAGLIDIALIAYGSVSRSSRKLLVAPGSSDFESPFNVTLAASYALATRRHMHEYGTTAEQLASVAVSMRKWARHHPDAMLRDELTIAECLASRPVASPLKVRDCCLVTDGGGAIVMMRADRAKDHCTRPAYLLGGAAATTHRYISAMADLTRTAAADCGPRAFALAGLTPADVDIAQLYDAFTINPILFLEDLGFCRKGEAATFFAEGNAAPGGALPVNTNGGGLSCVHPGMYGIFAIEEAFRQISRTARGLQVENADVAVVHGNGGVLSSQATLILGSAATL